From the Candidatus Bathyarchaeia archaeon genome, one window contains:
- a CDS encoding KEOPS complex kinase/ATPase Bud32 produces MGEVSQSQLIKKGAEAHLYLVMWEGRRAVLKKRLPKDYRLPALDERIRAYRTIHEPQLMHEAKKAGVPTPTIFFVDVKNSAIVMEYIEGKQLKQLLNEVSGEKRRDLCRKVGELVGKLHKYGIVHGDLTTSNMIQSYSGKIFFVDFGLGEKTKELEAMGVDLHLMKRALQSTHYKFAEECFKGVIEGYSSVLDAETVKNVLDKIREIERRGRYIAERSLKKA; encoded by the coding sequence ATGGGTGAGGTAAGCCAGTCTCAACTGATCAAAAAGGGAGCAGAGGCACACCTCTATCTTGTGATGTGGGAAGGCAGAAGAGCCGTCTTAAAAAAGCGTTTACCAAAAGATTATAGGCTTCCAGCTTTAGACGAGAGAATCAGAGCCTATAGAACCATCCACGAGCCTCAGCTAATGCATGAGGCAAAGAAGGCTGGAGTGCCCACTCCGACAATATTTTTCGTTGACGTAAAAAACTCCGCTATAGTGATGGAATACATTGAAGGAAAACAGCTTAAGCAGTTGCTAAATGAGGTTTCCGGAGAGAAGAGAAGAGACCTGTGCCGTAAAGTTGGGGAGCTTGTTGGCAAACTACATAAATATGGAATTGTCCACGGCGACCTGACAACGTCCAACATGATTCAAAGCTACAGTGGCAAAATCTTTTTCGTGGATTTTGGACTTGGCGAAAAGACAAAGGAGCTTGAGGCAATGGGCGTGGACTTGCATCTTATGAAAAGAGCTTTGCAAAGCACTCACTACAAGTTTGCCGAAGAATGTTTTAAAGGCGTGATTGAGGGATACTCCAGCGTTTTAGACGCTGAAACTGTGAAAAACGTTTTAGACAAGATTAGGGAGATAGAAAGGAGAGGCCGATACATAGCTGAAAGAAGCCTAAAGAAAGCGTGA
- a CDS encoding XTP/dITP diphosphatase: MSFQLKGKVVFFATNNINKFNEARRVLGRYKIAVGMLRVKTVEIQSESLEEIAKTSAIYAFQQCHLPIIVEDAGLFIEALNGFPGPYASYIYKTIGNEGLLRLMKETPNRKARFQSVVAYFSEELDTPMCFKGEVLGEITEAVRKGCSGFGFDPIFKPDGSEKTFAEMSIDEKNKYSHRAEALRKFAKWYKGLKV; the protein is encoded by the coding sequence ATGAGTTTCCAATTGAAGGGAAAAGTCGTCTTCTTCGCAACAAACAACATTAACAAATTCAATGAAGCCCGCAGAGTTTTAGGTCGCTATAAAATAGCCGTGGGCATGTTGAGAGTGAAAACCGTTGAAATTCAAAGCGAAAGCCTCGAAGAAATTGCAAAAACAAGCGCCATCTACGCTTTCCAGCAATGCCACCTTCCAATAATAGTTGAGGACGCCGGCCTATTCATAGAAGCCCTAAACGGCTTTCCGGGACCCTATGCGTCATACATTTACAAGACCATTGGAAACGAGGGTCTCTTAAGGCTCATGAAGGAAACCCCCAATCGAAAAGCACGCTTTCAATCAGTGGTCGCCTACTTCTCTGAAGAACTGGATACACCTATGTGTTTTAAGGGGGAGGTTCTCGGAGAAATAACGGAGGCCGTTCGAAAGGGCTGTTCTGGTTTCGGTTTCGACCCAATATTCAAGCCCGATGGAAGCGAGAAAACCTTCGCAGAAATGAGCATAGATGAGAAGAACAAGTATTCACATAGGGCTGAGGCTCTTCGGAAATTCGCAAAGTGGTATAAAGGCTTAAAAGTTTAA
- a CDS encoding PH domain-containing protein, producing the protein MSERQANIPREIVIAPNEKVLMVLERHYISYATIATVGLIVLWFITVIASFTMPSEFRWIMFPIQIFVFLVLPVLVYGLGYLYVKGHRYVITNERIIMFRKFIGILMRTVTHDKITDIIVNQGPIGRLFNYGRVSPITAGMIMPMGAAIFSISGVKNPYEVRDAIAKLVKEITSKKAEG; encoded by the coding sequence TTGAGTGAAAGACAGGCTAACATTCCAAGGGAAATCGTGATAGCGCCAAACGAGAAGGTCCTAATGGTTCTAGAGAGGCATTACATTTCATACGCAACCATCGCAACAGTAGGCCTAATAGTGTTATGGTTTATCACTGTAATTGCAAGCTTTACAATGCCATCCGAATTTAGATGGATAATGTTTCCAATACAAATATTCGTGTTTTTGGTTCTGCCTGTTCTTGTTTATGGATTGGGCTACCTCTACGTTAAGGGACACCGCTACGTAATCACGAACGAGCGAATAATCATGTTTAGGAAATTCATTGGAATCCTCATGAGAACGGTAACTCACGATAAAATCACGGACATCATTGTGAATCAAGGTCCTATAGGCAGACTCTTCAATTATGGTAGGGTCTCACCAATAACTGCTGGGATGATCATGCCGATGGGCGCTGCAATATTCTCAATTTCCGGTGTGAAGAACCCGTATGAGGTCAGGGACGCCATTGCAAAACTTGTAAAGGAGATTACGTCAAAAAAGGCGGAAGGCTGA
- a CDS encoding PH domain-containing protein, which yields MELARKYVSLLPDERILATLRRRYPSIFSSILSTIAAAFLIYWWSMFRYIIQYSGLITEVLFTLLYAVIAIIAFIFILMALVGYLYVEGHLYILTDKRIILLRKFITVSVRELAYSEITDIIVSQGPLARWLNYGSIIPLSPGVRGLYASPYPFFRRPSYARVELKDVSDPFKIANEIFNLTRPTVLAEGLNRRS from the coding sequence GTGGAGCTTGCCCGAAAATATGTGTCGCTCCTTCCCGACGAAAGGATTTTAGCGACGCTGAGGAGACGCTATCCCTCCATCTTTTCCTCTATACTATCAACAATTGCAGCTGCGTTTCTCATATACTGGTGGTCAATGTTTAGGTATATTATTCAATACTCTGGCCTCATCACGGAGGTGCTTTTTACACTTCTTTATGCAGTGATAGCCATTATTGCCTTCATCTTCATTTTGATGGCGTTGGTGGGCTACCTCTACGTGGAAGGGCACCTTTACATCCTAACTGATAAACGCATTATCCTACTAAGGAAATTCATCACAGTGTCCGTCAGAGAACTAGCATACAGTGAGATAACCGATATAATTGTAAGTCAAGGCCCCCTTGCTAGGTGGTTAAATTACGGATCCATAATACCATTAAGCCCAGGGGTTAGGGGTCTCTATGCTTCTCCATACCCATTTTTTAGGAGGCCTTCCTATGCAAGGGTTGAGTTGAAGGATGTCAGCGACCCGTTTAAGATTGCAAATGAAATATTTAATTTAACTCGGCCTACAGTTTTGGCTGAAGGTTTAAATCGAAGGTCTTAA
- a CDS encoding 30S ribosomal protein S15: MPKQEKGKSHSTRPVSKRPPSWCKYQPEEVEALVIKLAREGYPPSRIGTILRDQYAIPLVKPLTGKTITQILREAGLAPSIPEDLANLLKKAARLSAHLEKHRKDVHNKRALQLVEAKIHRLAEYYKQEGILPPDWKYEPKAASIA, from the coding sequence ATGCCGAAACAGGAAAAGGGAAAATCTCATTCGACAAGGCCTGTTAGCAAGCGTCCGCCAAGCTGGTGTAAGTATCAGCCTGAAGAGGTGGAGGCGCTTGTTATCAAGTTGGCTAGGGAGGGGTATCCTCCAAGCCGTATTGGCACGATTCTGAGAGATCAATACGCCATTCCGCTTGTTAAACCTTTAACCGGGAAAACTATAACACAGATCCTTAGAGAGGCGGGTCTCGCCCCATCTATACCCGAAGATCTTGCAAACCTTCTTAAGAAGGCGGCACGGCTTTCAGCCCATCTTGAAAAGCATAGGAAGGATGTGCATAACAAGAGGGCTCTGCAGCTTGTTGAAGCTAAAATTCATAGGCTTGCGGAGTACTACAAGCAGGAGGGAATACTGCCTCCCGACTGGAAATATGAGCCTAAGGCAGCATCAATAGCATAG